A genomic region of Vitis vinifera cultivar Pinot Noir 40024 chromosome 7, ASM3070453v1 contains the following coding sequences:
- the LOC100262903 gene encoding polyadenylate-binding protein 2, translating to MAQVQVQAQAQPPVSAANGGASNGGGNQFVSTSLYVGDLESNVTDSHLYDLFGQLGPVVSVRVCRDLSTRRSLGYGYVNYGNTQDAARALDMLNFTPLNGKPIRIMYSFRDPSIRRSGTANIFIKNLDKAIDNKALYDTFSTFGAILSCKIATDASGQSKGYGFVQFDNEESAKNATDKLNGMLLNDKQVYVGPFVRKQERESATNKTKFNNVYVKNLLESTTDEDLKNIFGEYGPITSAVVMQDGDGKSKCFGFVNFENADDAARSVEALNGKKFDDKEWYVGKAQKKTEREVELKGRFEQSLKEAVDKFQGLNLYVKNLDDSIADDKLRELFSEFGTITSCKVMRDPNGISRGSGFVAFSTAEEASRALADMNGKMVASKPLYVALAQRKEDRRARLQAQFSQMRPAAMAPSVGPRMSMYPPGAPGLGQQLFYGQGPPALIPPQPGFGYQHQLVPGMRPGAAPMPNFFVPMVQPGQPNQRPGGRRSGTGPVQQTQQPLPLMQQQMLPRGRVYRYPPGRNMADVPIPGVPGGMLSAPYDMAGMPFRDAAVSQPMPIGALATALANAPPDQQRTLLGENLYPLVDQLEHEMAAKVTGMLLEMDQTEVLHLLESPEALKAKVAEAMEVLRNVAQQQANNPTDRMASLSLNDTLTS from the exons ATGGCACAGGTTCAGGTCCAGGCACAGGCTCAGCCTCCAGTTTCTGCTGCAAATGGAGGGGCTAGCAATGGTGGTGGAAACCAGTTCGTGTCGACGTCGCTATACGTCGGTGACCTAGAATCAAACGTCACCGACTCGCATCTCTATGATTTGTTTGGTCAGCTGGGTCCGGTGGTGTCCGTTCGTGTCTGCAGGGACTTGAGTACCCGGCGGTCTCTTGGTTACGGTTATGTCAACTATGGCAACACCCAAGATG CTGCTCGGGCATTGGATATGTTGAACTTCACTCCTCTCAATGGGAAGCCAATTAGGATTATGTATTCTTTTCGAGATCCTAGTATTCGTAGAAGTGGGACCgctaatatttttatcaag AATTTGGATAAGGCAATTGACAACAAAGCACTCTATGATACATTTTCTACATTTGGGGCTATTCTATCATGCAAGATAGCTACTGACGCATCTGGTCAGTCAAAAGGATATGGTTTTGTACAATTTGATAATGAGGAGTCTGCTAAAAATGCTACAGACAAGCTGAATGGCATGTTACTGAATGATAAACAAGTTTATGTTGGACCCTTTGTACGTAAACAGGAAAGGGAGTCTGCTACAAATAAGACAAAATTCAACAATGTCTATGTAAAGAATTTGCTAGAATCAACAACTGATGAAGATCTGAAGAATATATTTGGTGAATATGGACCGATTACTAGTGCTGTAGTGATGCAAGATGGAGATGGAAAATCTAAATGCTTTGGATTTGTGAACTTTGAGAATGCAGATGATGCTGCTCGATCTGTCGAGGCTCTCAATGGAAAGAAGTTTGATGATAAAGAGTGGTATGTTGGGAAAGCCCAGAAAAAAACTGAAAGAGAGGTTGAACTGAAAGGACGGTTTGAGCAGAGTTTGAAGGAGGCTGTAGACAAATTTCAAGGACTGAATTTATATGTAAAAAACCTAGATGATAGCATTGCTGATGATAAATTAAGGGAATTATTCTCAGAATTTGGGACTATTACTTCATGCAAG GTTATGCGTGACCCTAATGGTATTAGTAGAGGATCGGGTTTTGTTGCCTTCTCGACTGCAGAAGAAGCATCCCGAGCG CTTGCGGACATGAATGGTAAAATGGTTGCTAGCAAACCCCTTTATGTTGCACTTGCACAGCGGAAAGAAGATAGGAGAGCAAGGTTGCAG gcACAATTTTCACAAATGCGTCCAGCTGCAATGGCACCTTCAGTAGGCCCTCGAATGTCCATGTATCCCCCTGGTGCTCCAGGTCTTGGACAACAACTATTCTATGGTCAAGGCCCCCCAGCTCTTATCCCTCCCCAA CCTGGATTTGGGTACCAGCACCAACTAGTTCCTGGGATGAGACCTGGTGCAGCTCCCATGCCAAATTTCTTTGTTCCTATGGTTCAGCCGGGTCAGCCAAATCAGCGGCCAGGAGGTCGTCGTTCTGGAACAGGGCCAGTGCAACAAACCCAGCAACCACTACCACTAATGCAGCAGCAG ATGCTACCCAGGGGACGTGTCTACCGTTATCCCCCTGGACGTAACATGGCTGATGTTCCCATTCCTGGTGTTCCTGGAGGCATGCTTTCTGCTCCTTATGACATGGCTGGAATGCCATTCCGTGATGCTGCAGTCTCACAACCTATGCCGATTGGGGCACTGGCTACTGCCCTTGCAAATGCACCACCTGATCAGCAGAGGACA TTGTTGGGTGAGAATCTGTACCCACTTGTGGATCAGCTGGAACATGAAATGGCAGCTAAGGTGACAGGCATGCTACTAGAGATGGACCAGACTGAGGTTTTGCATTTGCTAGAATCACCGGAAGCTTTAAAAGCAAAAGTTGCTGAGGCTATGGAAGTTCTGAGGAATGTTGCTCAGCAACAGGCGAACAACCCAACGGATCGAATGGCCTCACTGTCGCTAAATGACACTCTTACTTCCTGA